The sequence ATTAAAGAGGATCCCAAGATCGCTattaactgtgagcacgactaatatataATTTTTGTTTCTAAATTGCtaaatatggaaactaaaattttattttattttttatatttaataatttagtaactaaaataaaataaaatagaaaaactAAAAATTAGTTTTTAGAAACCAAACACTCTCTATGTTTGCACACGAACATGTGTCTGTAACCATAAGCGTCATATCCAATAGGGAATTGTTATATCGCGAGCACGATATGCAAAATAAGCAATCGAGGTCTTTTGAAACTTGAAACCTCACTCGCTCAGGAGGGACCCATCATAGTTTGTAGCGGCTATGAGCTCCCTAGCCTGTCTTACCACTTTAGAGCTTCATTGTCATCGACTAGCCATCTAGTGGCGACTGGCGACAAACAACGAGCACATATTTGTTGAGTAATTGGACAAATTctagattaaattccgaatataaatcatgaccaaatcagaaaaaCTGAAGTAAAAAgctaaatcagatgatgcgtactgattagatatACTGATAGATGTtgcgcgccggaatcagcagggtcgacgaggtcgaagcagcgaaatcagcagggtcgacgatgtcagaagatcacgagcagtcgcgtgaagacgcttcccaaaaaccttattcgctctCTCCCGGTACagtatctagaagacgaagggttccggagacctgctctcctgatcgcagatgcacgtctgCGGTCGGGATGAAGGGAACTGGAAGACGGCTCAGAGTTGGATGCTGGCTGTCAGGCGCCTTTTATAGGGTCGAGTCCATCGATCTTATCCGCTCGCGAAAATCTCGCGTTCAgtttagattttatagcgatcggttaggattctaAACTTAACAGCCAAGTAACCAAAAATTTAAACGGCAGAAggaagccgcgcccccgcaagacgAGGTGCCAAATTTCGGCAGACCATTCACGcgtatgtcgtgcgcccgcgcccttcaccTCGGCGAGGCAAGGCGAGCGCGTGCGCATGTGGCTCTCcatactctctcctctcatccatgacttggtgggtGAGTGtgacttccatatttaagctagctctactccaatagaactagcaatatggtgctattggttccacctattccctagtcatccacttatatgggtttttgagattttcctaggatttatttgattttctcaatttgggcctagcccataaatctTAACAATATTTAACAAAAAAATCAACAATACATAGATACATtataaaaacaaaaaaaattaaaAGACTAAAACAGTTTTCAATTTGTTACGGAGGAAACATATTTAACATGGAGGTCTCCATCTCGGACAACTAGAAAACGGGAGACCGGCAGCAGCTGTCACTCTGTCAGTACATATGTCCGCTTCAGATCATTGCGGGCGTCGTTTGGCAACGGGAAGCATATCTTACGTGGAAAGTCTCAATCTCGGACAATTTTTAAATAGGACGCCGGCAGCAACTGTCAATCTTTACTACTCTATATGTTGATACTGAGGGCGTCCACCAGCATCAGCACGGTTCCGCCCTCGCCCTCCCCTCAGCCAATCTCgcagcggcgcccgcccccgacaTCCTCGCCTCCACCTCGCTCTCCATGAATGGAAGGCGCCATTCAGGGATCCTTCTTGTCCGCATCCGCCATCCTCGGGCTCGCCCCGCTCAAACACGatgggcctcgcccctcgccgcTGCGAGTTTGGCACTCGCCCCGACACCCTCGTCCCTCGCCGACAATCCAGGGCTGCTACACCGGCCTTCCCCACGCGTCATGGAACTCCCATCAGCATCGCTCGAAATCCCGCAATCCAAGCCACCCGAGCCATCTGCGATAATAAATCATCCAACATCCTCGCCCCAAATCGACGCCAACCTCCCCCATCGACGCAGATGATGGAGTTCCTTAAAGACCATGCCACCCCAATCCCCATCACCCCCAAGCCACACGGACGCCGCGCCCACCCCCACGCGCTCCCAGTCCCGCAGCCCCCGAAGCGAGTTCCCCGCGACCCCTGCATCTGCCCGCCGCGACAGGCGATGCGCAGACGCCGCGCTCGCCCAGCTCGCTCACACAGCGCCAGCCGCTGTCGCCCATCAAAGCCGCCCCCAACCGTGACGTGCGATCGGCGGCCAGAGCAGCCAAATCTACCGGCCCGATGACTGAATCGACCGGTGCAGCGACCAAATCTAAGGTCGGCGAGAAGGAGGCAGTCCCCTGGAGGCCGGATCGGCGTACTTGGAGGCGGCGGGCTGCTGCTGGGGTTTCGCTGGAGGCTGCCGGCGTGAAGCACCAGCCACCAGGGCTAGGCAGGTGGATAGTAGTGATGAACTAAAGGGTGCTGCACGCCAGCGGCCAACATGGGACACCGGGCAGGTGGGCAGAAGCAGCCAACGACAATAGCAGAGCACAGGTAAAACGATCCCCCCACTTTGGAAATTACAATTCCTATTTCGATCCTAAATTTATCATTTTCTTGGACTGTACAACATAAGGGGacaagacattaaagccaaatttCTATCCTACTCTGATTTAATCACATGTTTTACAACCAATGTAAAGCCAACCTAAAGCAGTAGGCATAGAAGAACAACCAGCAGCCTGAAAGTCGGGACAAGGGCTAGCAATGCAAAATGAGTGATTGACTGATTGAAAAAATGCATATTACCTTACCCGTTCGTTTTCATCCCTATTTGCACATGCTGATATTTATAGCCAGAGAATTACTTTTTAAATGCCCATTGCATCATATAAGTACATGCCATTGTTTTCGTCATAGCATATGGTCGAAGCCGACAAGTCA is a genomic window of Zea mays cultivar B73 chromosome 5, Zm-B73-REFERENCE-NAM-5.0, whole genome shotgun sequence containing:
- the LOC109940023 gene encoding wiskott-Aldrich syndrome protein homolog 1-like; protein product: MGLAPRRCEFGTRPDTLVPRRQSRAATPAFPTRHGTPISIARNPAIQATRAICDNKSSNILAPNRRQPPPSTQMMEFLKDHATPIPITPKPHGRRAHPHALPVPQPPKRVPRDPCICPPRQAMRRRRARPARSHSASRCRPSKPPPTVTCDRRPEQPNLPAR